Below is a genomic region from Methanococcus maripaludis.
CTGGATAATGGAAAATCAATTATTACAATTTGCCCATTATATGAAAGAATTTTAAGAAAAGGAATCGTTTTAGAGATAAAAAAAATGGATATTCATAAAATAAGCGAGAATGAGATGTACGAGATATTAAATTTTTTTAAAAAATAAAGAAAAAAGAATAGAGTGTGTATGAGTACAGTTGTGAGATTTCATATACCCCCACCACTGCTGAAAACATTTAAAATCCATATCCCCATATAATATTAATATGGAAGATATTTAAATGTTATTAATTAAATCCAATAATCAATTTCAACGTAATACGAAATAGCATTAATTAAAATGCTGTTTTAATTTTTTCAGTTGCTTTTTTCATTGATATCCTGATTAAACCAAGGTTAACTTTTGAATCAGAGAGTACAACCAAAATTCCCTCTCCTGCATCAGTCATTAACGTTTTACCAAATTCTGCTTCGACCATCATTTGTTCGAGAGCCCCTTGGCCGATTTCTGTTGCAGTTCTTTCTGCGGAACCAAATGCTGCGGAAGCCATTGCACCGATAAGTTCGCTATCGAGGTTTGATGGAATTTGTGATGCAATAACAAGCCCATCTTTACCTACAACCATTGATCCCTTTATTCCTTCAGTTTTACTCAAATCTGCAAGAATTCTGTCAATCATAAATATTACCCCACTTAGATTATTTTCAATTGATCTATTATTTCGGACAATCCTTCTTTTCGATAGATAGACCCTGTAACAATATTTGAATTTTCCGTTAAACCGTTCAAACTATTTATTATTTCAACTGCATTCGATTCATTGCATAAATCCATTTTATTTATGAATACTGAAAAAGGAATATTTTTATTAGTTAAAAGGCCAATAATATCCAAATCAACCTTTCTTAAACCAACAGTGGCATCAAGAACTAAAAGAGCATAATCTGCCCCTTCGATTGCAATTTCTCTCATGAATCCAAATCGTTCCTGACCCGGAGTTCCAAAGAAGTGGAATTTTTTATCATCCATTTCAATTCTACCATAGTCTATCGCCACAGTAGTTCCATTGTGCTCTACTTTCCCAACATTTTTGATCAGGGATTCCATGAGCGTGGTTTTACCAACATCTTCTGAGCCCATTATCACTATTTTAAGTTCTTTTACCATTAATATCCCATTATTGGAAGAGTTTTCTTGTACTTCTCTTAATAGCACCGTTAGCTGCTGCACCACCGATTAAGGTTTCGAGTTCTTTTACCAAAGACTGTGCTGCGACAAGTGTTGTTGGCTTTATTTCGGCACTTGTTGAAGCTTTTTGTAATTCACCATCTAAATTAGTCAATATTTCAAGTGCTGCATCCAAATCTTTTTGTTTATCAAGTAAATGCATTGATGAAGCAGATTTTGTAACTAATTCTGGATTTAATGCTCTTAAAAGGCCATCTACCCCTGATGATTCAACAAGTGATGCCATTGTCTGTAATGTCATTAAAATTTGCTGTTCCACCATCTTTTTTGGAGCTTTGATTATTTTTGTGCCTACTGAATAATAATCTAAAACTCCTGCAAGGGTAACTGCTGTTAAAAGGGAGCCCATATCCGATACTGTTGCAGATACGTCTGCTGGAACTAGATAGGGGGTTTTTCCAATGCTTTCAGTAAGTTTAACACATTTTTCAATCTGTTCTTCTGAAGCGTATTCTGTTCCATTTGTTGCTTTTGAACTTATCACATAATGTCCGTGCTGAGGAGTTCCAGGAACTGCTGCAGGGTGCATTGATGTGATACCAATATCTTTTCTTTTTGTTCTTAATTCAACTTCCAACATTGTATATAATATAACAGGAGAAACCGTGCATGTATTTGCAATGATTGCATTTTGAGGAAGGTGTGGTAAAATAGTTTTAGCGATTTCTACGGTTTTTTTACCAAATGGTGTAAAAAATATTGCAATTTCTGCTTCTTTTGCAGCTTCTGCGTCGTCAGTTAATACCTTAACGCCCGCTTCTTCGACAATTTTCCATTGATCATCAGTTAACATTGATTTATTAACTTCTGCTAAAATAACGTCGTGGCCAGCTTCGGCAAATTCAATAGCCATTCTGCTTCCACCATATGGGGGAACTCCACCATATGCCCCAGGTAAATCTAACTGGTTAACGTACAGGTTTTGGTTGCCTGCACCATATACCGTAACCTTCATTCAACCACCTTTTTAAAAAAAAATAAACGAAATGTAATTGGGTAGTTTAATTATTAAATCCTTTCGACTACGATGCAATTATTTCCAAGCAGTTCATATTTGTAATCAATTCCAATCAGTTCGAGTTCTTTTAAAATTTCGGTTCTCGAAACGTAATTTTTGAAGTATTTGTTTAAGTGGTTGTAAAATTCAAAGAGTTCTGCATTTGTATTGATATTTTCTGTAAAAAATTCCTCCATTATAACAAGTTTACCGCCTTTTTTGAGGGATTCCATCATTTTTTTGAGGAACAGTTTCAAAGAATTTGCATAACTTAGTGTATGGATACATAACACGTAATCGTGCTTGTATTTTGAAATCGTTTCAGAAAAATCCATTGATTTTAGTGTTGCGCACTGAATTCCGCTTCTTTTTAATCTTCCTTCTGCAACCCTTATGAGTTTTTTTGAAATGTCTACTCCAGTATATTCGCCGTTTGGAGCTACTTTTGATGCAAAATAAAGCGGAGACCTTGAACCGCAACCAACTTCAAGAACACTATCTCCATTTTTTATTCCCAGATATTCGAAAACTACTTCCCTACATGTTTTCATGTAGTTTGTATTTAACATCATGTCCCAGATGTCTGCATCTTTTTTAACGTTTAATAGAATTTCCGGGTGATTGTAACCAATAAATGCATATTGAACAAGTCCTGCCATGAAGTCGTATTTTGAAACATGATCAGAAATGATTTTATTGTATTCTGGGTGAATTGTAGAATATCTAAAATCAGAATTTAATTCTAACTTTTCTTCTTCGTTGAATTCAAGCAGATTTAAACTTAAACCAGTTTTTACATATTTTTCTACAAATTCTTTGTTTGGGTAGCCCAAAATATTTATTAATTCCGAAATAGAGGGCCTATAATCTTCAATAGCTTTGAATATTCCAAATTTAAGCCCTTGTCTGAAAAATGTTCCCATTAATTCATTATTAATGTATTCTACAGTATAATTTAATGAATCTACTTTTTTGTTCAAGCTGCTTAGATCAGCCTTGCTAAAGTTTGAATTGTAACCTGAAATTCCGTTTTCAGAAATCATATTTGGCGTCACCCCTGATTTATTACCTGAACTGTTTACGTTAAAAACCATGATTTCACCAGTTATCAGCAGAATCGTAGTCTTTGAGATATTCAACTACTGTCTTTCCGTAATTTGTCATTTGATATATCTTCATTCCTTCTTTTCCATCGCAGTTGACAAGTCCAAGTTCAATCAAAGATGAACTACCATTGTATCGATTTCCCATGCCTTTTAAACATCCCAATACATTGCTAGGGTCCGATTTTACCCTTCGGGAAAGTTCTGAAAGGTACGTGCCATGGGGGTGTATGTCATACAAAAAATATACAATTTTTTTTCTTAGCTTGCTCTTGTTTAGAGATCTTATTATCGTCGGATTTATAAACATCATGTCTTCTGATCCCAAAAAAAGACACCTCGGGGATAGGATTTCTAAAATTAAAATACGGGGGCATTAAGAATATTCTTAATGCTGGGGATTATAGGGGTAATAATGTACTTAGTGGCATTGACATTATTTATACAATTAGGCACCGTAAACTTAATACCCCAAATAAGAATTTTCGTCATACAAAGTTTCTTATAATAGGTATTCTGGATGCGATGGCACTTATGGTGTCCATTATGCTTCCAATAATACCATTATCTTCATTTATATTACTAGACTGATTTTCTGAGGCGTTATCGTCTTCAATAGTTTCTTCGATAGTATCAGTACTTGCCTGAATTTCGGATTCGTCAGCTGTTACTTCTTCCATAATAATTTCTTGATTGTTATAAATAGTTAAAGATTTTTTAAGTATCATTGGATAGTATTTTCCAGATCCCATTGCAAAATCAGGAATTTCAACTTCAAAGACTATATTGTACTTTTCCCCATCGATATCACCCAGTTTAATCGTAAGAGGTTTTGATTCCGTAGAATGAATTATGTCCTCATATGTTGGACTTTTATATATAGTTTCTTTATCATTTGAAATAGTAATTTTGTAAAAGTAAGTTAAATTAACAGGATATATGCTTGAAAGACCGGATGAAATAACCACGTTCAAACTATTTTCATTGTAGACCATATCGTCTATATTTATTGGTGCTACAACTTCAGTGATCTTGTTTGTACTTGTGGGTATTGCATTTAAAAGGTCTATGCTGGAATACCTTCCAACAGGCGCTAATGGGTTTATATCTTTTGAAACAGTTCCAGAACCTTCGGTATAAAATATATCCACATCTTCAAAATCAGTCAAAGGAACTGCGTGGAATAGAGTATATCCGACAAAACCTTCTTCAAAGAATATATCAAAATCAGCAGTCTGTAAATTTTCACTGCTGGTTTTGGATTTTACAAGTACGTTCTTTTTATCAGATGTTGCTTTTAAATTTCCATCTGAGTCGTAAACCTCAACCCACATCTTGTAAGTTATATCATCTGAAACTCTGCTTTCAAATGAAGCTACGCATGAATTATTAAATCCTGCGAGAGGATAATTTACAAATAAAGCCCCATTTTCATTTATGGTTGCGATTTTTGGAAGAATTGTGTTGTTATACCATACTTTTCTTACATCCATTATGTTGTAAGCGTCAAAATGAACCATTGTACTGTACCCTGCAATATCATCATCCTCATCTACTGCAGCTCCTTCGGTATCCACAACTATTTCAATTAATCCATTTACTTCCCGATTAAACTTTAAATCTATTGAATAGGTGTTTTTTTCTTTTGGTGAAAGTTTGAAAGTTATTGGATCGGATGTTTCAAAAACCCCGCTTTCATAAACATTTTCTTCATTGTAATGGTTTCCAATATAGAGTTTTCCAGTTAATGTCCTGTTATAATTGTTTTTCAAAGTCACATCTAAAGTATAATTCTTTCCAACAAAAACGCATCTCGAATTTTCAGATGATGAAATTATCGAATCGTCCAGTGGATAACTTAGGTTATAAATTTGAACTGGAGAAACCAC
It encodes:
- a CDS encoding roadblock/LC7 domain-containing protein produces the protein MIDRILADLSKTEGIKGSMVVGKDGLVIASQIPSNLDSELIGAMASAAFGSAERTATEIGQGALEQMMVEAEFGKTLMTDAGEGILVVLSDSKVNLGLIRISMKKATEKIKTAF
- a CDS encoding GTP-binding protein encodes the protein MVKELKIVIMGSEDVGKTTLMESLIKNVGKVEHNGTTVAIDYGRIEMDDKKFHFFGTPGQERFGFMREIAIEGADYALLVLDATVGLRKVDLDIIGLLTNKNIPFSVFINKMDLCNESNAVEIINSLNGLTENSNIVTGSIYRKEGLSEIIDQLKII
- a CDS encoding H(2)-dependent methylenetetrahydromethanopterin dehydrogenase-related protein translates to MKVTVYGAGNQNLYVNQLDLPGAYGGVPPYGGSRMAIEFAEAGHDVILAEVNKSMLTDDQWKIVEEAGVKVLTDDAEAAKEAEIAIFFTPFGKKTVEIAKTILPHLPQNAIIANTCTVSPVILYTMLEVELRTKRKDIGITSMHPAAVPGTPQHGHYVISSKATNGTEYASEEQIEKCVKLTESIGKTPYLVPADVSATVSDMGSLLTAVTLAGVLDYYSVGTKIIKAPKKMVEQQILMTLQTMASLVESSGVDGLLRALNPELVTKSASSMHLLDKQKDLDAALEILTNLDGELQKASTSAEIKPTTLVAAQSLVKELETLIGGAAANGAIKRSTRKLFQ
- a CDS encoding class I SAM-dependent methyltransferase, yielding MVFNVNSSGNKSGVTPNMISENGISGYNSNFSKADLSSLNKKVDSLNYTVEYINNELMGTFFRQGLKFGIFKAIEDYRPSISELINILGYPNKEFVEKYVKTGLSLNLLEFNEEEKLELNSDFRYSTIHPEYNKIISDHVSKYDFMAGLVQYAFIGYNHPEILLNVKKDADIWDMMLNTNYMKTCREVVFEYLGIKNGDSVLEVGCGSRSPLYFASKVAPNGEYTGVDISKKLIRVAEGRLKRSGIQCATLKSMDFSETISKYKHDYVLCIHTLSYANSLKLFLKKMMESLKKGGKLVIMEEFFTENINTNAELFEFYNHLNKYFKNYVSRTEILKELELIGIDYKYELLGNNCIVVERI
- a CDS encoding helix-turn-helix domain-containing protein, which produces MMFINPTIIRSLNKSKLRKKIVYFLYDIHPHGTYLSELSRRVKSDPSNVLGCLKGMGNRYNGSSSLIELGLVNCDGKEGMKIYQMTNYGKTVVEYLKDYDSADNW